The Paraburkholderia hospita DNA segment CGCAGCATCTGCATGAGTCGGTCGTCGAAGGCACCGCGCACGGCGGCATCAACGTGCACATCACGGATGCCGATTCGATCGAAGTGACGAATCTTCGTCTGCAGCGTCCCAACGGCGAGCCGATGGCGAACGTCGGTTCGTTCACCATCGCGCCGAAAACGCGCTGGCTGGTGCGCGGGCCTTCGGGCGCGGGCAAGAGCACGTTGATGCGCACGCTCGCGGGCCTGTGGCCGTTCGGCGAAGGCACGATCGAAAAGCCCACCGACGCGAAACTGCTGTTCATCCCGCAGCGCAGCTATCTGCCCATCGGCACGCTGAAGGCGGCGCTCTGTTATCCGTCGGAGGCTTCCGCCTTTTCGGACGAAGCGTGCCGCGAAGTGCTCGCGGTCTGCCGCTTGCCGGAACTCGCGGACCGCCTGGGCGAATCGACGCATTGGGAACGCTCACTGTCGCCGGGCGAGCAGCAGCGTCTTGCCGCAGCGCGTGCGTTGCTGCAACAGCCCGACTTCCTGTTCCTCGACGAAGCGACGAGCGCGCTCGATCCTGAGAACGAAAGCATCATCTACAACGCGCTGATCGAGCGTCTGCCGAACGCGGCGATCGTCAGCGTCGCGCATCGCAAGACGCTTGAAGCGTTCCACGAGCACACGCTGTTCATCGAGCGCGCGGTCGAGCGCGAGGCCGCGTGAGCGACGCGCCGTTCGAGCGCGTCGTGCTGGTGACGGGCGCGGGCTCCGGCATCGGTGCCGCGCTCGCCCGGCGCATCGCCGCGCCGCGTGTCGCGCTGATGCTGCACGCGCGCGGCGCGGACGAGGCTTCGCGCGTGCGGCTCGATCAGGTCGCAGTGACCTGCGCGGCGAGCGGCGCGACGTGCGCAACGGTGCTTGCCGATCTCGCCGAACGCGGCGCATCCGAACATGCCGTTCATCAGACGCTCGCGCGTTTTGGCGCGCTCGACCAGATCGTCGCCAACGCAGGACACGCGCAGCGTCAGACCATCGGCACGCTCGATTTCGATGCGCTCGCGGAGTCGTTCGCGGCAATGCCCGCTGCGTTCGGCGCGCTCGTCAAACGGGCGGCGCCTGCGCTCGAAACATCGAAGTGCGGACGCGTCGTGGCCGTGAGTTCGTTCGTTGCGCATCGCTATCGCGTGGACTCCGCGTTTGCGGGCACGGCGGCCGCGAAGGCCGCGCTCGAGTCGCTGGCAAAAACGGCGGCCGCCGAATTGGCGTCGCACGGCGTCACGGTGAATTGCGTCGCGCCGGGTTATACGCGCAAGGATCGCGGACCGAGCGCGGAGAATGCGCCCGCGTGGGCGCGCGCGGCGGAGGCGACGCCGCTCGGGCACGTCGCCGAACCCGACGACATTGCCGCGCTGATCGCCTTTCTGCTTTCCGACTCTGCGCGTCACATCACCGGTCAGGTGATTCACGTCGACGGCGGGCTGACGCTCGGCTAGGCGTCGCGCGAGCCTTACGCGCTTCCAGTCGGCGCAACATCCTGAAAGACTCTCGAACAGTTCGAAAGCACTTCCGAAGCGCATGCGCTGTTCCGCGCTTTGCGCGCGGGCCTTTCCAGCGACGATTGCATCGTGGGCCAAACGCTCCCCTGGCGCAGCCCGCGACGCAAACTCAACGTCACTGGAAATACCTGCCATGTCATTCGACCGCCGCCTCCCCACGCTTTCCCGTTTGTCTCTTCGTATCGCGCAGTCCAGCCGCGACGCCGCGCTGACGGCCACGGCCGTGCTGCTGTTCGCGACGGCAGCGAATGCCGCGCAGACCGCGCCCGTGAAGCAGGCCGAACCCGCCGACGTGTGCCCCGCGCTGTCGCACATCGTGTCGTCCGCCGACTTCAAGAAGCTGCGCGACGAGCCTGCTGCGACGCTGCCGGGCGTCGATCCGATCGATGACTGCCGTGCCAACGCGCATTCGTACGACTGCCGCTGGCGCGCGCATTGGGAAGCCGACGGCTTCGTCAACGATCCGCTCGAAGAAATCGGCGCAGATATCGCTGCGTGCTTCCCGAACGTCGTGCACGACATCAACACGCCGATGCGCCAGCACTTCATCGTGAAGACGGCCGACCGCCGCGTGAGCGTCACGGCGAGCGTGCAAGGTCAGAACGAACTGCGTCTGCGCATTGCGCGCTGAGCGCTCTTGACACGACCTGACGTCATCTCAATCAGCCTGCTCGCGAGCGCATCGTGATCGCCTCTTCATTCGCGCATGTTTTGCGGTTCTCGCTCGCGGCGTTTTGTTTGATGTCGCTGGGCGGGTGCGCGTGGACGCTGATTACGGCCGCCGATGCGACGGGGTCCGTGATTCAGGCGGGCTATGCGATCGCTTCGAACTATTCGTCGCCGACTTTTATCAATGGACGGCGCGCGAAGATCAGCACTGTTTGCATCGAGGTGAACCAGCTGGTCTCTGTTGGCGACTTCGTGCCTGCGTTGCAACTTGCGCTCGATAAGCGCGGGATTCGATCTGACGTGTATAACCCGGGGACGTCGCCGGCTGGGTGCGAGGCGCGGCTCGTGTATAACGCGTCTGTCGACTATGGGCGCCGCTCGTTCAGTGACGAACCGATGCAGTATCTTTCCATGATCGATCTCACGCTGATTCAGCATGGGCGGATTCTTGTTACCGCGCGGTATCAGACGGGTGGGCTTGGGGTCGATCGGTATTCGAGTGCTTCGGTGAAGCTTGATGGGTTGATCGATAAGATGGTTGTGAATCAGATCGCTCATCTGCAGGTTGAGACTATTCAGACTTCGGCTATTGGGAAGTAGTGCTCCGCAGGGGCTTTGCCGGGCGGTGTGGTTTGCCTTTGCGCTTCGTGCATTGCCAGTCGGTGTGTTTGCCTTTGCGCTGGCATCCGCGTTACGGTGTCTGCCGTTCAAGCGTCGCCCCTGTGCGGGGCGGCACCTACTTTTCTTTGCCGCCGCAAAGAAAAGTAGGCAGAAGAAGGCGGCTAACACCGCTAATCTTTCTTCTTGCCTGAGGGCCCCCAGACGGTCCCACACTCCACACGGTAGCGTATCTGTTCGCGTGCGTTGCTAACGCTTTGAATACACGCATCACCCGCTTCACGCCCCCACGTCGCTGCGCGCGACATCAAATTTCCCACGTTCTTACGCGGCAAACTGTGTGTAGGCCGTAGCACCGCACACGCCTCACTTCGAACCCGAAAGCGCGCGATCTGCTTCCATGTAGAAGCGCTACCCTGTACGACGGCACAACCTACACACAGTTTGCCGCTATAGGGCCGAAGTCGTTCGACAACGCCGACCTTTGTGCGGGAGTTCGAAACGGGGGATGCGCCTGTTAAAAACGTTGGCAACGCACGGGAACACATGCGCTGCCGTGTGAAGTGTGGGACCGGTAGAGGGCCCTCAGGCAAACACAAGAGCTGGCGGTGTGAGCCGCTTTCTTTTGCCTACTTTTCTTTGCGGCGGCAAAGAAAAGTAGGTGCCGCCCCGCACAGGGGCGACGCTTGAACGGCAGACACCATAACGCGGATGCCAACGAAAAGGCAGAAACACCACCCAGCGTCGCAGGCAAAAAAAACAAAACCTCTTACGCATGAAAGATTTCGAAAGCATCCCCTGCTTCCGCGCGAAGCGCACCCCAACTACTATCGCCAGGATGAACTCATCCATTATGGTCGTCGACGACGACCCCGTCGTCCGCGACATCGTGCGCGACTATCTGCAAGGCCGTGGCTTCACGGTGTCCGTGCTCGAAAACGGCATGGCGCTGCAACAGGCGCTGCAGCACGAACGTCCCGCGCTCGTCGTGCTTGACATCATGATGCCCGAGCTGGACGGTATCAGCGCATTACGCGCGCTACGCCTCGCAGGCGACAACATCCCCGTGATCCTGCTGACCGCGCGCGCGGATGTGATCGATCGCGTGATCGGTCTCGAGCTGGGTGCGGACGACTATCTTGGCAAACCTTTCGATCCGAGCGAACTCGTCGCGCGCATCCGCAGCGTGCTGCGCCGGCGCGAAAGCGCAGCGCCAAGCGCGCCCGAAAATCGCGCGCCGTATCGCTTCGGTCGCTTCGAAGTGAATTTCCCCGCGCGAGAACTGCGCCGCGACGGCGAACGCATCGCCCTGCGCTCCAGCGAATTCGCAATGCTCAAAGTGTTCGTCTCGCACGCGATGACCGTGCTCACGCGCGCGCAACTGCTCGAAAAACTGCATGGCGGCACCGATACGCACCGCAATCGCAGCCTCGATGTCTCGATCTGGCGCTTGCGCCGGCTCATCGAAGTCGATCCGTCCGAGCCGCGCTACGTGCAGACCGTGTGGGGCAAAGGCTATGTGTTCGTGCCGGATGGCGAGATCGGCGCAGCGGAACGTTACGACGCGCCCGTCGCGAATCTCTGAAGCTCGGCAGCGCCGCGCTTCACGCGCACATCGGCAAGCGCCAACAGCCCGCCCGCCAACGCAAGAAGGAACGCGCGAGCCGCGCCGCCCGCGCAAAGCATCAGAACGTCAACACGCTCATGAACATGCGCTGCAGCCAGCCAAGCGTTGTCGAATCGGCAAGCATGCCTTGCCCCGCCTGCTCGATGCGTGCATCCGCCACCTTGCTCGACGCGACGTAGTTCCCCGACTCGATATCCTTCGGGTTCACGATGCCCGACAGACGCAGCCGGTCACGGTTGCCGCCCATCGAAATCAGCTTCTCGCCCGACACGACCAGGTTGCCCGTCGGCATCGTGCCGATCACCGTGACGGCGAGCGTGCCCGTCATGCCGCTCGTATCGGCAATCGATCCCTGTCCCTTGAACGTCGTGCTCGCCGAGCCGATGTTGA contains these protein-coding regions:
- a CDS encoding response regulator, with amino-acid sequence MNSSIMVVDDDPVVRDIVRDYLQGRGFTVSVLENGMALQQALQHERPALVVLDIMMPELDGISALRALRLAGDNIPVILLTARADVIDRVIGLELGADDYLGKPFDPSELVARIRSVLRRRESAAPSAPENRAPYRFGRFEVNFPARELRRDGERIALRSSEFAMLKVFVSHAMTVLTRAQLLEKLHGGTDTHRNRSLDVSIWRLRRLIEVDPSEPRYVQTVWGKGYVFVPDGEIGAAERYDAPVANL
- a CDS encoding SDR family NAD(P)-dependent oxidoreductase, with protein sequence MSDAPFERVVLVTGAGSGIGAALARRIAAPRVALMLHARGADEASRVRLDQVAVTCAASGATCATVLADLAERGASEHAVHQTLARFGALDQIVANAGHAQRQTIGTLDFDALAESFAAMPAAFGALVKRAAPALETSKCGRVVAVSSFVAHRYRVDSAFAGTAAAKAALESLAKTAAAELASHGVTVNCVAPGYTRKDRGPSAENAPAWARAAEATPLGHVAEPDDIAALIAFLLSDSARHITGQVIHVDGGLTLG